The segment ttctctcgctctctgtctccccctactgtaGGTCTGTGGTATAGGGGATGGGTTAGGAGAAGGTGGGaatttgggacacaaccaagATGTCCCTACACCCCAAAGGAGGAATGTTTGTCCTGGACGTTTCAGATGAATTATGAACAGTTATCTGCTGTTGGTGtacctctttgtctgtctgtgaaATGTATCCATTAGCACCTTGTTGTACAGCCTACACTTGATGATTTCAGAACGTTTTATCTGGCCAAATCAAATAAAACAACTCTATTGCCTTCAGTTTTCATTGTTAAACCATAAACGCAGATGACTAATCTATATTTTGATACTAATAGCAATACACATCACCATTAGGTTCATAGTCACCATCAAAATGTGCCTCTTGGGGTGCTGCACTATAGGTCCTTGGCCAAACCAAACAAACTAGAAATAATTAATAGTTGTAGAGGTCCAATGGTTTAATCTTGCTGTCACTGGGGTAGTTTTGGAATTTCCCTGCACCCTAGCGTTCAGCCACATGCCGATTTGGGTAACTTCAGTATTACGTAACTTGGGGagaaacattattttaaaacacTCCACATCTTACCTCTGTATAAATTGGTGTTTCATCTTATTGACAACCAAGGCTTCATTCTTGCTAAGAACTTACTTCTCTGAAGGCTCAGTTTACCTTGATCTACACGATGTGTGTCCTCTACTTGGCCTCTCTCCTTGCTCTGTTGTCAGTGGGAACAGCAGTACCGGCACCAAAGGATTGTAGACATCTGGTGAAACTGCTCGCATCGGAAGACCAACATACTGTGAGTACATCGCCTATCTATAGAGTGGACCGCAATAGAGGCCCACAGTGGTATTTGGGTATGTTAGAAATAGTGATGATTTCCAATATGTGAACTTTATTGTATTGACTCTAATGGAATTTAAAAGACATTTGACTCCAACTTATAGGCAGAATACAGCCTCTGCCCTCAGGCACTGTGCTTCACAGACAAATAGTTCTATAAAACGGAAATGTGTGAAATTAAATGACAGACCAATACATTTTCCCACAGATCTTTGGGAAGTGGATCTTCATCGAGGGTTTCTCGGACCATGAGATGTTCAACGCAATACTGAGAAAGACCAACAGCTCATGGATTGAAATCCTTCCCACTTCACACACCGAGACGGTCCTTTTGAACCAGGGAAACTTGATGTAAGTGATAGTAACTCTCTACAGCCTTGTCTCTAACCACTTGTCGTGTGTCATTTGACACAGTAGCTATGCTATGTGAATAGACATTCTACAGCTCTAAGAAAAATATCTTTCTAGTGATTATCTCATTTCTTCTGCCAGTGATGGAAAATGTCTTGACTCCTCTGCCAACATgaccttttccaaaaacattttGCAAATCTCACGTAAGTCAAACATTATTGACTGGCAGGCCATCCATGATCTGATAGAAAATATGCTGTTAAATTACTGTGAGTTACTGTGTTTTTTTTCTTACATAGAGAATAATGTAACTTCCACTGGACACTTCCTACTATCCTGCCCTGACTGTCTCGTCATGGACTTCAATACCACCATGGGCGAAGTGCATATCCGATCTCTCTATATCtttggtaagtgtgtgtgtgtgtgtgtgtgtgtgtgtgtgtgtgtgtgtgtgtgtgtgtgtgtgtgtgtgtgtgtgtgtgtgtgtgtgtgtgtgtgtgtgtgtgtgtgtgtgtgtgtgtttgagatccCTCCAATGTCCAGAACCAACATTTACCCAACAAATATGTGGAAACCTTGGTCAATCAAGTCAAAGACTCAACCAGTTTCTTTCTTCTTCTATTTCCAGGGAAGACCAGGACACTGCTGGAGGCAGAGTTGAAACAGTTCCGGGAGCAAGCAGAATGCCTCCAGTATCCTCAGCCTGCACAGTATTCCTATGATGGAGttacaggtcattattaaccctaacctatTCATCAAAAGAACACCAGGCAACATTTAGTATTATGGTGGTAGGGTTGAAGAAAAATATGTaacaaatatatactgtatatttaaaataatatatatatttaccaaaaaaatacactgctcaaaaaaataaagggaacacttaaacaacacaatgtaactccaagtcaatcacacttctgtgaaatcaaactgtccacttaggaagcaacactgattgacaataaatttcacatgctgttgtgcaaatggaatagacaaaaggtggaaattataggcaattagcaagacacccccaaaaaaggagtgattctgcaggtggtgaccacagaccacttctcagttcctatgcttcctggctgatgttttggtcacttttgaatgctggcggtgctctcactctagtggtagcatgagacggagtctacaacccacacaagtggctcaggtagtgcagttcatccaggatggcacatcaatgcgagctgtggcaaaaaggtttgctgtgtctgtcagcgtagtgtccagagcatggaggcgctaccaggagacaggccagtacatcaggagacgtggaggaggccgtaggagggcaacaacccagcagcaggaccgctacctccacctttgtgcaaggaggtgcactgccagagccctgcaaaatgacctccagcaggccacaaatgtacagtttgatttcacagaagtgtgattgacttggagttacattgtgttgtttaagtgttccctttatttttttgagcagtgtatatataggggattggaaattatgcagacaattacattgatagaagccacatTCTACATGCAATATTAAAGTTTAAAAAAGGTTATTATTAGTTTACGTTGTCATTCATCAGTTTAGAATAGATCCCTGTTGGCCGAGTCCTGTGTTCATTTAAACCTTGTCCAAGTTCTCATtaacatctcctctcttctctctgcagaGTTTTGCACTGAGAAAAAGGAGAGCTCACACATTGTTGAGTCACAAGATGAAATGGATGGTTCACAGTGATATGGCTTCTGGGGATGGAATGGTTGCATTAATAAAGTGGTGCACTCTCATACTGACTGCTTGTTTTGAAATGCATCCTCATCCATAAACACAGTGAGCACGCATGcaaacaggcagacacacactccCTGTTCTACCTCCTTAAATATGTCATATATCATCAGGGACCGAGGTAAACAACACCGGACTCATCACACTTTCCTGAGGAGTACCATTGTCAACTTCAAACCACGTTGACAATTCTGACCCCACCCTCACCCATATGACTCGATCGAacaggaagtccatgatccagttATACAGACGTCCCCCAATGCCCAATGAACGCCAGGGTTGGtaatttacctgtcttatatcagctcaTCTGTGCTGAGGTGGTATGGGTGGAAGTATTCaaggtgtgtccttaaaaaccAATGTGCCAATTTCAATCAGCGCTACTGGTGATATTAAAGACTCACCTAAAGCTGGTCTCAGTGGTAACGCAATTGGTTATGGCATCGACTTTGCCAGCAGAAGTGCACAGTATCCTAGTCAGTAGCCTATAACCAATACTTGGTTAAAATATCACacgcagcaacaacaaaaaaagccaACAGACAATGTTTTTTTCTTTATATTGGACATTATTTTTGTCCATGCAGCTTGTGTGGACTCTTTGGGCCTACATGTTTGTTATAACTAGGCCTATTGTAGGGTTACTGTATACTATTCAATACATGAATAAGACAAACACCCATGCGCAGCTCCAAGGCATTCTTTACTCAAATACTTCTGCTAAGtatcagaactcaggataagacccagatgcagacagctagagTCACAGATGTTTAGTAACTCGGGgagcaggcaaaagacaggtcaacggttggcagaggtccgtaatccggggcagagtccgtaaggcacagaacggcaggcaggctcaggggcatgCAGAGGTTCGTAAtcgggtcagagtcaggcaggtacacaatggcaggcaggctcgggataagggcaggcagaatggtcagaaccggggaaactaggaaacagaaTCTTGAGAAAATAGGAAGACTGGAAAGCACACTGGTAAGACAAGATGAAATGGCGAGAGACAAACAGGGAACACATgtataaatgcacaggggataatgggaaagatgggcgacatctggagggggttggagacaagcacaaagacagatgAAACCGATCAGGGTGTTACACTAAGTTGAACTCGAATTCAgattgagagactgaaaaatagcttctatctcaaggccatcagactgtaaaccagccatcactaacacagagaggctgctgcctacaaacagacttgaaatcattggcgactttaataaattgatcactagtcacttcaataatgtcactttaataatgtttacatatcttgcattactcatcccatatgtatatactctatttcataccatctattgcatcttgcctatgctgctcgtTAACTGCTTATATAActgccatatatttatatgtatatattcttattccatccctttacttagatttgtgtgtattaggtagttgttgtggaattgttagattacttgttagatattgctgcactgtcggaactagatgtccaagcatttcgctacactcgcaataacatctgctaaccatgtgtaggtgaccaataaaattttatttgattttgaaaTCACGCAGTTCCACAATTGCCCAGTAGGTGGGGTTGAGACCGCACTGAGACCGGCGCACCTCAACTGTCGCATCACCTTTTTAAGGAAATGTTGTAGGCTAACCAGGGGTTGTCATGTATGTCAATCTATTTTATGAAGAGATAAGGAAGTGACTTTCAAGCTTTTCATCATAGAATATCCTTGGCGCTGTCATGGAGTAAACGCGAGAAGAACCTGAGTGGACTATCACCTGTGGATTCATTTGAACGGCAGCGCTGTTTTCAGCATAAACCGAAGTCAGACGGAAGTTTTCTATTGACAGTTTGAGAGATGAGATGAGGCTCACCCAAATGAAACTTGGATGTATTCTGGCTTGTGCTTTTCTCTCTCTAACCTGGTTTACCGCTCATAATAGAAATGGTAAGGTGTTGCACATGTCACATTATTCCGTTTACATTATGATGTATTAGGCTACACACTTTTCTCAAAAGGTTAAACCTTGTACATAACTGAATTCAGTTTTCTATTGTTTTCAAATGGTAATATTTTAAGCTAAATACGTGATAAATGGAaccttataaactgggtggttcaagctctgaatgctgattgactgacagccgtggtatgacaaaacatttatttttactgctccaataacattggtaaccagtttataatggcaaTAAAGCACttagggggtttgtggtatatggccaatataccacggctaagggctgtgtccaggcactccgatgcattgtgcctaagaacagcccttaggcatggtatattgtccatataccacaccccctcgtgtcttattgcttaattatacaatgggtgggtctaatcctgaatgctgattggttaaaactgcattccagctggtgtctataacacaagttaccactggctaaatctatgacattaaaatgcctatttactctgttcaatctgactgcgcaatcagctgtctcatcagcccagccaggcaatttataaacttggtCTCCACTATAAagagcatctagacattatcacacatttcttttagactaacatttagtgttcaacagcagagatttgtattaaccttgctgtctgtctctccgatatttgcaacattgtttcaatattcaaattcgatctccaggaTGAGACAGATAAGCAGGCAGCGTTTCTTAGCCAATCGAAATCATAAATCgtctggcatcatttttatggatatatacaaagaaatgtcaattgaaaaaaggtcaaacgaaacgaagtgcagctagtttgcactCTCTCCAGCTTCAGTtttaagtgattgtgttagctgtgttgttggctagctcttctgaacaacagtgtcctgacaagtgagcacattttctatgccaggaaAAATTGCGCCTcatcaaataaaatttgattggtcccatacacgtgtttagcagatgttattgtgggtgtagcgaattGCTTGTGctgctagttccgacagtgcagcaatttctaacaagtaatatctgacaatttcacaacaaatatctaatacacacaaatctaagtaaaggaatggaattaagaatatataaatacatggatgagcaatggcagagcggcatagactaagatacagtagatagtatagaatacagtaaatacatatcagaagagtaatgcaagatatgtaaacattattaaagtgaatagtgttccattattaaagtggccagtgattttgagtctgtgtatgtaggcagaagcctctctgtgctagtgatggctatttaacagtctgatggccttgagatagaagttgtttttcagtctcggtcccagctttgatgcacctgttctgatcacgtcttctggatgatagcggggtgaacaggcagtggctcgggtgattgttgtccttgatgatctttttggccttcatgtgacattaggtgctgtaggtgtcctggagggcaggtaatttgcccccggtgatgtgttgtgcagaccacaccaccctctggagagccctgcagttgtgggcagtgcagttgccataccagtcggttatacagcccgacaggatgctcttaattgtgcatctgtaaaagtttgtgagggttttaggtgacaagccaaatttcttcagcctcctgaggttgaagaggcgctgttgtgccttcttcatctcactctgtgtgggtggaccatttgtttgtcagtgatatgtacgccgatgaacttaaaactttccaccttctccactgctgtcccgtcgatgtggatagggggggtgctccctctgctgtttcctgaagtcaaggatcacctcctttgttttgttgacgttgagtgcgaggttattttcctgacatcacactcccagagccctagctcattgttatggatgtatccaaatacatgtcactagaaaacagctaaaACTAATGCAAAatcagctactttgctgttattctcgCTGGactttttgacgtgactgtaagttagccgtagttggcttgttagcaagcaagggatatgaacgttgccagccaatatggcaatggaacatttagaacgaacgaatGGGTTATGTCCatatatacagaacaaaaagattgAACAACTGGGTCGTGTCTCTGGCAAccaaaccgatagaacgaacaaccaggcggcttgggtagcaaccctagatttttGTCGgcactatatcttgtggaaggatgaaatagtatgaataaataaacattttatgaaaatatgtaaatGATAATTTGAATGTTAGTAAGCCATTGTatgaaagtgataatgccctcgaagccgttGTTTGGAGAATACATTGGCACGGTTTGCCAAtataacaacacccgtgccattATATCCGCCAAACaacggcttcgagggcattatcacttaattgtAAATTGGGTGGTTcaagtcctgaatgctgattggctgacagccatggtatatcagaacgtataccacgggtatgacaaaacatttatttttactgctctaattacgttggtatccagtttataatagcaataaggcacctcgggtagtttgtggtatatggccaatatactgcggctaagggctgtgtcccgGCACTCCTTATtgtgtcgtgcataagaacagcccttagccgtggtatattagccatatgccaaacctcctcgggccttattgcttagttATATTCAGTCATATAGGTCTACCTAGAATTTTAATGGTTCTCATCTAGATGTATTGCCATGATTCTGCAACACCAGGGATCGCGTTTATAAACATTACATAAGTACAAAATATACCCCAAAATGTGCGTGCGCCAGTTTTAATGCAAAAGTtggcatttatttaaaaaaatatcttgATGTGAGAATGTGCTCACCTCCCTGCAAACCTTAGACCATGTGTAAGCACATCTGTTTTAGTGATTGAAATAATCATTGTATTGCAAGCTGGtaagtaaatacaaatacaaatacaaataaaaaacaggaaAAAATATATTAACAATGCAGCCATGAGTGAGAAAAGCGACAATCTGTTTTATAATTTTAGAATCTAAAATAATTAGACATAGGAATcttttttctattttattttcaTAACCAATGCAGAATATATTCTCACCTTTTCTAGCCATGATATTCCCCAAGGACCCATACAACAAATAACCATGCAcatctctcatttaattggacCTAGTAGCCTGGTAAATAGATAGACTATATGTATTTCAAATTTTGCAATATCATAGGCAGCATGGTTTATAATACCTGTAAAACAGTCTAATTTAAGAGCTGATATTTTATATTGAAGTAAGCCTATGTAACAAGTTTCAAgtttgtcacgtgcacaagtacagtgaaatgtctttcttgcttgctctttcccaacaatgtagtaattaatatcagtagtactataaaaACAAATAGTCAAGTTGTACAAAAAACATAATTAGAAATTCAGCTTGTAAATAGAACTGTATACTGTAAGTACTGTGATTGCATTCTTTGACTAGCCTGCCCTACAATGTTTCAGAATTTGGACAGTCCATCATATTTAGGTTGAGGGAAAAGTCAATTTAAAACATTGGTGAATTAAAACGTTCTGCTGACAGGTCCACGACAATTTGCAATTGTTTTCTCGTTCAGAAACTGACAGTCATTTTCCAGATACAGAATAAATAACTGCTAAAAATGAAAACATTCTGCCAACACATTAAATAGACCGATAGTTTAAGGAAAATATTTGACAGTatgggtaggctacagtaggccTATTGCTATGCGATaggtgtcatgccctgaccttagagagacgttttatttctctatttggttaggtcagggtgtgatgtggggtgggcattctagtttctttatttcaatgttttctatttcttcgtttttggccgagtgtggttcccaatcagaggcacctgtctatcgttgtctctgattgggaataaTACTTAGGCAGTCCTTTTTCCCTTTTTCATTGGTGGGATCTTATTTTTGCATTGGTTGTTATTTTGCCCTGCAGAACATCATgttcgtattttgttttgttgttgcaggtgttcattaaataaataaatagaatgaacacgtaccacgctgcgctttggtccacttcttcccatGACGATGTATACCTTGCACAACAAACATTACTTGGCTACTCAAAATCCTTGATCTGGCCAAACGCTGCGCCAAGCTCACGGGCGTTAGTTTCTTCTCTGCAATGAAGTATGTAGTGAAACAATAGAGCAGCAGAAGAATTCAGTTTGAATCATCAGGCAACAACAAATGCTTAATTTGCTCTCTCGTGGGGCCACCAGTGAAGCACACAGAGTAAAAGTCATGATGACTTTATACCATGGTACCAGTTTTACATGGTTTAATACTTCAAGATGGCGCTGCAGACGGCACCCCGACAAGACTAGGTTGATGAACAAATAAACTACCTCTACCCTCCGTTCTGTTGGCGAACGTTCAATCACTAGAgaacaaactggatgagctcgGCTCGAGACTATCCTAACAACGGCACatgaaaaactgtaatatccgaTGTTTCTCAGAGTCGTGGCAGAATGAAGACATGGATATACATCTTGCTGGTTTTTCTAAGCATTGTCAAGTCCGGATGGCAGACGCGGGTAtgaagaagggaggaggggtACACAATCTCTAAGGAAGTTTCACAtttttgctcgcctgagttacaatacatcatgataagctgcagaccatactatttaccaggagacttttcatctgtatttttcctagctatctatttaccaccacaaactaatgctggcactaagaccgcattcaacaagctgtatagggccatagtcaaacaagaaaatgcacacccagaggcggcgcgtctcttggccggtgattttaatgcagggaaactgaaatccattACCAgtatgtcacctgtgcaactagaggcgacAAAATtatagatcacctttactccacacacagaaatgcacacaaggctctccctttggcaaatctgaccataactgtaTCCTCCTGATTTcagtttacaagcaaaaactcaaaaagaaagtaccagtgatgcgctcaataaggaagtggtccgatgatgctaagctacaggactgttttgctagcacagactggaatatgttccgggattcatccgataacaTTGAGACATTTACCACATCATTCACCGGCTTCTTTCATAAGTGCTTTGACGAAgtcttccccacagtgaccgtacgtttatatcccaacaagaagccatggattacaggcaacatccacactgagctattGGCTAAAACTGACACTTTCAAGGAGTGGACACTTAtgcggaagcttataagaaatccctctacGACCTCCGacaagccatcaaacaggcaaagcgg is part of the Salvelinus fontinalis isolate EN_2023a chromosome 6, ASM2944872v1, whole genome shotgun sequence genome and harbors:
- the LOC129856722 gene encoding saxitoxin and tetrodotoxin-binding protein 2; translated protein: MCVLYLASLLALLSVGTAVPAPKDCRHLVKLLASEDQHTIFGKWIFIEGFSDHEMFNAILRKTNSSWIEILPTSHTETVLLNQGNLIDGKCLDSSANMTFSKNILQISQNNVTSTGHFLLSCPDCLVMDFNTTMGEVHIRSLYIFGKTRTLLEAELKQFREQAECLQYPQPAQYSYDGVTEFCTEKKESSHIVESQDEMDGSQ